Proteins encoded within one genomic window of Bacteroides sedimenti:
- a CDS encoding GNAT family N-acetyltransferase, with amino-acid sequence MNNRYLSNDDIYLRAPEPEDLDVMYEMENDPESWDVSSFTVPYSRYVLKQYIQASQSDIFADKQLRLMIVQRMNNKVVGTIDLTDFVPIHGRAGVGIAVKSEFRRQGFARLALELLTDYSFNFLHLKQMYAYVSVRNKASQKLFSSCGFIQAGVLKEWLRGKDGYEDAFVMQLINLV; translated from the coding sequence ATGAACAATCGATATTTAAGCAATGATGATATATATCTTCGTGCTCCCGAGCCTGAAGATCTTGATGTGATGTATGAAATGGAGAATGATCCTGAGTCATGGGATGTTAGTAGTTTTACAGTTCCATATTCCAGATATGTGCTCAAACAGTATATTCAGGCTTCTCAGAGTGATATTTTTGCTGATAAGCAGTTACGCTTGATGATAGTACAACGGATGAATAATAAGGTTGTAGGAACCATTGATCTGACAGATTTTGTCCCAATCCATGGGCGGGCAGGGGTTGGTATTGCCGTTAAGAGCGAATTTCGCCGCCAAGGGTTTGCTCGCCTGGCATTAGAGTTACTGACTGATTATTCTTTTAACTTCTTACATCTGAAACAAATGTATGCTTATGTCTCTGTAAGAAATAAAGCAAGCCAAAAATTGTTTTCATCGTGCGGTTTTATTCAGGCCGGGGTATTGAAAGAGTGGCTTCGAGGAAAGGATGGATACGAGGATGCCTTTGTTATGCAGCTAATCAATCTAGTTTAA
- a CDS encoding BT0820 family HAD-type phosphatase — protein MIIAVDFDGTIVEHEYPQIGKEIPFAIETLKKLQDDQHRLILWTVREGRLLDEAIEFCRERGLEFYAANKDFPEEHGRGKGYSRKLKADLFIDDRNLGGLPDWGVIYQMIKNGSYRCGGFDMPENAKGKARRKGKKKNIFLRIGEAIDGMNGDY, from the coding sequence ATGATTATTGCAGTTGATTTTGATGGCACCATTGTGGAGCATGAATATCCTCAGATTGGAAAAGAAATTCCCTTTGCCATCGAAACATTAAAGAAACTCCAGGATGATCAGCATAGACTGATTCTCTGGACAGTGCGCGAAGGTCGTTTGCTTGACGAAGCTATTGAGTTTTGTCGTGAACGGGGACTGGAATTTTATGCAGCCAACAAGGATTTCCCGGAAGAACATGGTCGTGGCAAAGGATATTCCCGCAAACTTAAAGCCGATCTCTTTATTGATGATCGTAACCTAGGTGGCTTACCCGACTGGGGGGTGATTTATCAGATGATAAAAAACGGATCTTACCGTTGTGGTGGCTTTGATATGCCTGAGAATGCAAAAGGGAAAGCTCGCAGAAAAGGCAAAAAGAAGAATATATTCCTACGGATCGGAGAGGCAATCGACGGTATGAACGGAGATTATTAA
- a CDS encoding YqgE/AlgH family protein, whose amino-acid sequence MGKDQDYFKIETNHVLPSRGKILISEPFLRDSMFGRSVVLLVDHTKDGSMGLIMNKLLPMKLNDVVDEFKYLDDIPLYNGGPMGTDTLFYLHTLKNIEGALAIGGGMYLNGNFNEIKKYILQGNQIQGNIRFFLGYSGWQDGQLDHEIEENTWMIGKGDAGTLLIDEIKNMWKKSLGSLGGKYETWSRFPIIPSLN is encoded by the coding sequence ATGGGAAAAGACCAAGACTATTTCAAAATTGAAACAAATCACGTATTGCCTTCGCGTGGAAAAATTCTGATTTCCGAGCCTTTTTTACGTGATTCTATGTTTGGCCGTTCAGTTGTTCTTTTGGTGGATCACACTAAAGACGGCTCAATGGGACTTATCATGAATAAGTTGTTGCCAATGAAACTGAACGATGTTGTAGATGAGTTTAAATACTTAGATGATATTCCTCTTTATAATGGAGGACCAATGGGAACAGACACACTATTTTATCTGCATACGCTGAAAAATATTGAAGGAGCGTTGGCTATAGGTGGAGGAATGTACCTCAACGGTAATTTCAATGAAATTAAAAAATACATACTGCAAGGAAATCAAATACAGGGTAATATTCGGTTTTTTTTAGGATATTCCGGATGGCAGGACGGACAGCTCGATCATGAAATTGAAGAGAACACTTGGATGATTGGAAAGGGAGATGCAGGTACTCTGTTGATTGATGAGATTAAGAATATGTGGAAAAAATCCTTAGGCAGTCTGGGCGGGAAATACGAAACCTGGTCCCGTTTTCCGATTATCCCTTCCTTAAACTAG
- the recR gene encoding recombination mediator RecR has translation MNQQYPSALLEKAVGEFAKLPGIGKKTAMRLVLHLLRQEQSTVEAFGNAIMTLKKEVKYCKVCHNISDTEVCQICSNPQRDASVICVVENIRDVMAVEGTQQFRGLYHVLGGVISPMDGVGPSDLQIESLVKRVEEGEVSEVILALSSTMEGDTTNFYIFRKLAKSNVKLSVIARGISIGDELEYTDEVTLGRSIANRTIFTGTV, from the coding sequence ATGAATCAACAATATCCATCGGCTTTACTGGAGAAGGCTGTAGGTGAATTTGCCAAATTGCCGGGCATTGGTAAGAAGACGGCTATGAGGCTGGTTCTCCATCTTTTACGGCAAGAACAATCGACCGTTGAGGCTTTTGGGAATGCAATTATGACCCTAAAAAAAGAAGTGAAATACTGCAAGGTGTGTCACAATATTTCCGATACAGAGGTATGCCAAATATGTTCCAATCCGCAGCGCGACGCCTCTGTTATATGCGTGGTTGAGAATATCCGTGATGTGATGGCAGTAGAAGGCACGCAGCAATTCAGAGGGTTATATCATGTACTGGGCGGAGTTATTTCTCCCATGGATGGTGTAGGGCCAAGCGATCTTCAAATAGAGAGTCTGGTAAAGCGAGTGGAAGAAGGAGAGGTGAGTGAGGTGATTTTGGCTCTTAGCTCTACCATGGAGGGTGATACAACCAACTTCTACATTTTTCGCAAGCTGGCAAAGAGCAATGTGAAACTAAGTGTGATTGCACGTGGCATCTCTATTGGAGATGAACTGGAGTATACCGACGAGGTGACACTGGGGCGCTCGATTGCAAACCGGACTATTTTTACAGGAACAGTATAA
- a CDS encoding glycosyltransferase family 2 protein yields MKLSVIIVNYNVKYFLELCLNSLYRAIDQLSVEVFVVDNASTDGSLDYLKPRFSQVHFIANEENIGFARANNQAIALSKGEYILLLNPDTVVGEKVIVDCLDFMDTHSVAGGVGVKMVTGDGTFLPESKRGFPAPMTSFYKFTGLSRLFPNSTRFGKYHLRYLDENESHCIDVLAGAYMLMRKSTLDKCGLLDESFFMYGEDIDLSYRITQAGFENYYLPFPIIHYKGESTKKDSFKYVKVFYEAMVIFFKKHYPHYSVLFSCTVKTGIYLRALVALLNRMLKKIVGLSNSKENKSDQCFLVLGNEQMLQEVRELCRKNELNGDHHFLAVDEQTHPNGHLDLLLQASDFSHIVYDSDAFSYETIIRLISFAPVKGVEIGIYSVQTGILVTPQNSYL; encoded by the coding sequence ATGAAATTGTCAGTTATCATAGTCAATTATAATGTGAAGTACTTTCTAGAATTGTGCTTAAACTCGTTATATCGTGCTATTGATCAGTTGTCAGTTGAGGTTTTTGTTGTAGACAATGCTTCCACAGATGGGTCGCTTGATTACCTAAAGCCTCGTTTTTCGCAGGTGCATTTTATTGCAAATGAAGAAAATATAGGATTTGCTCGCGCCAATAATCAGGCTATTGCACTCTCTAAAGGAGAATATATCCTGCTGCTTAACCCTGATACCGTGGTGGGTGAGAAGGTGATTGTCGATTGTTTGGACTTTATGGATACGCATTCTGTCGCAGGAGGAGTGGGAGTGAAGATGGTTACTGGTGATGGCACCTTTCTGCCCGAGAGTAAACGGGGATTCCCGGCTCCAATGACCTCTTTCTATAAGTTTACCGGGTTATCCAGATTATTCCCTAATTCCACTCGTTTTGGAAAATATCACCTTCGTTATCTTGATGAAAACGAGTCACATTGCATTGATGTACTGGCAGGAGCTTATATGCTGATGCGAAAATCTACTCTCGATAAGTGCGGATTGCTGGATGAGTCTTTTTTTATGTATGGAGAAGATATCGATCTTTCGTACCGCATCACTCAGGCAGGTTTCGAAAATTATTATCTTCCGTTCCCTATAATTCATTATAAGGGTGAAAGTACCAAAAAAGATTCATTTAAATATGTGAAGGTGTTTTATGAGGCGATGGTTATCTTCTTCAAAAAACATTATCCACATTACAGTGTTCTCTTTTCTTGTACTGTGAAGACTGGTATCTACCTTCGTGCCTTGGTTGCACTTTTGAACCGAATGCTTAAGAAAATAGTCGGATTATCCAATTCAAAGGAGAATAAATCGGATCAGTGCTTTCTGGTGCTTGGTAATGAACAGATGCTTCAAGAAGTAAGAGAGTTATGCCGAAAAAACGAACTCAATGGTGATCACCATTTTTTGGCGGTTGATGAACAGACACATCCCAACGGACATCTTGACCTCCTTCTGCAGGCTAGTGATTTTTCACACATTGTTTATGACAGTGACGCTTTTTCATATGAAACAATTATTCGTTTGATTTCCTTTGCTCCAGTAAAGGGGGTGGAAATAGGAATCTATTCTGTGCAAACCGGAATATTAGTTACTCCTCAAAATAGCTATTTATGA